One genomic segment of Longimicrobium sp. includes these proteins:
- a CDS encoding ABC transporter permease — protein MQAEREATEHATLPEARQRARVRPLRPVEKGLGGLGRGAENLLANLGSIGSLVWQTVVYLFTGRIPLREVVRQMYWMGVSSVPIVLVTGMLAGVVTSQQGGYQFTGSVPLYVLGSIVTSSVVLELGPIMTAVVLIGRVGARITAELGTMQVSEQIDALHSLGRDPVRTLVSPRIIAGVIVVPCLVGLANTAGILSGMFSAQATIGLSPDAFLYGAQLWWHSWDLFYSLSKGVVFGFVIPLIASHMGLTTRGGAEGVGKATTSAVVLMTLAVLFLDALFPPLLLN, from the coding sequence ATGCAGGCGGAGAGAGAGGCCACGGAGCACGCCACGCTCCCCGAGGCACGGCAGCGCGCCAGGGTGCGCCCGCTGCGGCCGGTGGAGAAGGGGCTCGGCGGGCTGGGGCGCGGGGCAGAGAACCTGCTCGCCAACCTGGGGAGCATCGGCTCGCTGGTGTGGCAGACGGTCGTGTACCTGTTCACCGGGCGCATCCCGCTGCGCGAGGTGGTGCGGCAGATGTACTGGATGGGCGTGTCGTCGGTGCCCATCGTGCTGGTGACGGGGATGCTGGCCGGCGTGGTGACCTCGCAGCAGGGCGGCTACCAGTTCACCGGCTCCGTGCCGCTGTACGTGCTGGGAAGCATCGTGACCTCGTCGGTGGTGCTGGAGCTGGGGCCCATCATGACGGCCGTGGTGCTCATCGGCCGCGTGGGCGCGCGCATCACCGCCGAGCTGGGGACGATGCAGGTGTCCGAGCAGATCGACGCGCTCCACTCGCTGGGGCGCGACCCGGTGCGCACGCTGGTGTCGCCGCGCATCATCGCGGGCGTCATCGTGGTGCCCTGCCTGGTAGGGCTCGCCAACACTGCCGGCATTCTGAGCGGGATGTTCTCCGCGCAGGCCACCATCGGGCTCAGCCCGGACGCGTTCCTGTACGGCGCGCAGCTCTGGTGGCACAGCTGGGACCTCTTCTACTCGCTCAGCAAGGGCGTGGTCTTCGGCTTCGTGATCCCGCTGATCGCCAGCCACATGGGGCTCACCACCCGCGGCGGCGCCGAGGGCGTGGGGAAGGCCACGACGAGCGCGGTGGTGCTGATGACGCTCGCCGTCCTCTTCCTGGACGCGCTCTTCCCGCCCCTCCTGCTCAATTGA